In Parabacteroides sp. FAFU027, the following are encoded in one genomic region:
- a CDS encoding SAM-dependent methyltransferase yields MQPSLFLIPVTLGDTPLENVLPEQNKAIIKQISYFIVENIRTARRFLKKALPEIEIESLTFFELNKHTSPNDIAGFLEPMKKGNHVGVISEAGCPAIADPGADVVAIAQSNKYHVVPLVGPSSILLSLMASGFNGQSFAFLGYLPIDAGARTKALKQMEQRIYSEHQTQIFIETPYRNHKLIEELIKNCRPQSKLCIAANVTCDNEFIQTKAISEWKGKIPDLAKIPAIFLLYK; encoded by the coding sequence ATGCAACCATCTCTCTTTCTTATTCCGGTAACTTTAGGTGATACTCCGCTTGAAAATGTATTACCGGAACAAAACAAAGCCATCATCAAGCAGATTTCCTATTTTATTGTTGAGAATATTCGTACAGCCCGCCGCTTTTTGAAAAAGGCCTTGCCGGAAATAGAGATTGAATCGTTGACATTCTTCGAATTGAATAAACATACTTCTCCCAATGATATTGCCGGTTTTCTGGAGCCCATGAAAAAAGGGAATCATGTGGGCGTAATCTCGGAAGCAGGATGTCCTGCCATTGCCGATCCGGGTGCTGATGTCGTTGCTATTGCTCAATCCAATAAATATCATGTGGTGCCGTTGGTGGGTCCGTCATCTATCTTGCTTTCATTGATGGCTTCTGGCTTTAACGGACAGAGTTTTGCATTTTTGGGATATTTGCCGATAGACGCAGGTGCCCGCACAAAGGCGTTGAAGCAGATGGAGCAACGCATTTACTCAGAACATCAGACCCAGATATTTATAGAAACTCCATACCGGAATCACAAACTGATAGAAGAGCTTATTAAAAATTGCCGGCCACAGTCTAAGCTTTGTATTGCTGCAAATGTGACCTGTGATAATGAATTTATCCAGACCAAAGCGATAAGTGAGTGGAAAGGAAAAATTCCAGATTTGGCTAAAATACCCGCAATTTTTCTATTGTATAAGTAA
- a CDS encoding undecaprenyl-phosphate glucose phosphotransferase, with protein sequence MSKRFGKSRFLSAFILIGDILLINSVFFFLYFVDFLPLEFHHGSIFRQIILLLNASYVPVFYIIREQHAQRVFEMERMIRLAFYSISFHFVFFYTLINFLYLPKLPLQFLIAYYSVLYVLICFWWVSGRVYLKKMRLKGQNYRDIIILGAGRNGVELAKTIQKDPTFGYRLLGYFDDNTEVKTGNIPLLGRIEDVYGYLENSNVDEIYCALPDSQGERILRLLDFSERKLVRFYIIPGYHTYLKRRIDMHTLNGVPYFSLFREPLENDLNRAVKRLFDILFSLIVLIFIFPFAYTFAAIAIKLSSPGPVFFKQIRTGLKGEDFFCYKFRTMKVNGDADKLQAQKNDPRKTKIGEILRKTNIDELPQFFNVLKGDMSVVGPRPHMLKHTEDYSRLIDKYMIRHLIKPGITGWAQVRGFRGETKELEQMEGRVNMDVWYIENWSMWLDMKIIFLTVFNVFKGEKNAY encoded by the coding sequence ATGAGTAAACGCTTTGGCAAGTCAAGGTTTTTATCCGCTTTTATTCTTATAGGCGATATACTTCTGATTAATTCCGTTTTTTTCTTTCTCTATTTTGTTGATTTTCTCCCATTAGAATTTCATCATGGTTCTATTTTCCGACAAATCATATTGTTGCTGAATGCAAGTTATGTTCCGGTGTTTTATATCATTCGTGAACAACATGCACAACGGGTATTTGAGATGGAGCGCATGATCCGACTGGCATTTTACTCAATATCGTTTCATTTCGTATTTTTCTATACCCTGATTAATTTTCTTTATTTGCCAAAATTACCTTTGCAGTTCCTTATTGCATATTACAGCGTTTTGTATGTGTTAATCTGTTTTTGGTGGGTTTCCGGTCGCGTATATCTGAAGAAAATGCGCTTAAAAGGACAAAACTATCGGGATATAATCATTCTCGGCGCTGGTAGAAATGGAGTGGAACTGGCTAAAACAATTCAAAAAGATCCGACTTTTGGCTATCGGCTTTTGGGGTATTTTGATGATAATACGGAGGTAAAGACCGGTAATATCCCTTTATTAGGTCGAATAGAAGACGTATATGGATATCTGGAAAATAGTAATGTGGATGAGATTTACTGTGCATTGCCCGATAGTCAGGGGGAACGAATCCTGAGGTTGCTGGATTTTTCAGAGCGTAAATTGGTCCGCTTTTATATTATTCCGGGTTATCATACTTATTTAAAACGTCGTATCGATATGCATACACTCAATGGTGTACCCTATTTCAGCTTGTTTCGGGAACCGCTTGAGAATGATTTGAACAGAGCGGTAAAGCGACTTTTTGATATTTTGTTTTCACTGATTGTTTTAATCTTTATTTTCCCATTTGCATATACGTTTGCCGCAATAGCCATTAAGTTATCCTCTCCGGGTCCTGTTTTTTTCAAGCAGATAAGAACCGGTTTGAAGGGAGAAGATTTCTTTTGTTATAAATTCCGGACAATGAAAGTAAATGGTGATGCCGACAAGCTTCAAGCGCAAAAGAACGATCCCCGTAAAACAAAAATTGGAGAGATTCTGCGTAAAACCAACATCGATGAGTTGCCGCAGTTCTTTAATGTGCTCAAAGGAGATATGTCAGTCGTGGGACCGCGTCCGCACATGCTGAAACATACGGAAGATTATTCAAGACTGATTGATAAGTATATGATTCGCCATTTAATCAAGCCGGGTATTACAGGCTGGGCACAGGTACGTGGTTTCAGAGGTGAGACCAAAGAACTTGAGCAGATGGAAGGTCGGGTGAATATGGACGTTTGGTACATCGAAAACTGGTCCATGTGGCTTGACATGAAGATTATTTTCCTGACTGTCTTCAATGTTTTTAAAGGCGAAAAGAACGCATATTGA